One stretch of Pseudoalteromonas shioyasakiensis DNA includes these proteins:
- a CDS encoding acyltransferase, whose product MSAAITLTQYVKKRTGVPIGHKDSLRNMLTRSLGASSFYLFWRYWNPVWSYYLSRYVMKPCNDIMPVWCAVVVTFAVSGALHDLAVSLVKLKPIFFFTPWFTVMGALVLLSKYSQLQFGSAPWWLRALANICFIVLGYWLTSLLF is encoded by the coding sequence GTGTCTGCTGCTATAACCCTTACTCAATACGTTAAAAAACGCACAGGTGTGCCCATTGGCCATAAAGATTCGCTGCGCAATATGCTGACACGTTCGCTGGGGGCTAGCTCATTTTATTTATTTTGGCGATATTGGAATCCGGTGTGGAGCTATTATTTATCTCGTTATGTGATGAAGCCTTGCAATGACATTATGCCGGTTTGGTGTGCCGTTGTTGTGACCTTTGCCGTAAGCGGAGCGCTGCACGATTTAGCCGTGAGTTTAGTGAAGTTAAAGCCAATATTCTTTTTTACTCCTTGGTTTACTGTGATGGGCGCTTTGGTATTGCTAAGCAAGTACAGCCAACTTCAGTTTGGCTCTGCTCCTTGGTGGTTAAGAGCGCTCGCCAACATCTGCTTTATTGTGCTGGGCTATTGGTTGACGAGCTTACTTTTTTAG
- a CDS encoding alkene reductase, with protein MNKLFETVQLAGHTLKNRIVMPPMTRSRSSQPGDIANELMADYYAQRASAGLIISEGTQISALGKGYAWTPGIYTPEQIVGWKKVTDKVHQAGGIMFAQLWHVGRVSHPSNTGGEQPIAPSAIAAKDVKVFIDEDDKPDFVATSLPLAMSHDDIKQVINEYRQAARNAVDAGFDGIELHAANGYLINQFIDSESNQRTDEYGGSLENRLRFLQQVTQAVCDEIGAERVGVRLAPLTTLNGTVDDNPFETYIGAAKVLNDLNVAYLHIAEADWDDAPLMEQSFKQALRENYAGLMIYAGKYTGDKAEQALAAGWADLIGFGRPFVANPDLPARIEQGIELAQHDPDTLFGGGAKGYTDYPLAT; from the coding sequence ATGAACAAATTATTCGAAACCGTACAACTTGCCGGTCATACATTAAAAAACCGCATTGTTATGCCACCAATGACACGCTCTCGCTCATCACAACCGGGTGATATCGCCAATGAGTTAATGGCCGACTACTATGCCCAACGTGCCAGCGCAGGCTTAATCATTAGCGAAGGTACACAAATATCAGCACTAGGTAAGGGCTATGCTTGGACGCCGGGTATTTATACTCCCGAGCAAATTGTCGGTTGGAAGAAAGTAACCGACAAAGTTCATCAAGCTGGTGGCATTATGTTCGCTCAGCTTTGGCATGTTGGCCGAGTGTCTCACCCAAGTAACACGGGTGGCGAGCAACCCATTGCGCCATCAGCTATTGCAGCCAAGGACGTAAAAGTTTTTATTGATGAAGATGACAAACCCGACTTTGTTGCCACATCACTGCCACTCGCAATGAGCCATGACGACATCAAACAGGTTATAAACGAATACCGCCAAGCTGCCCGTAATGCAGTTGATGCAGGGTTTGATGGTATTGAACTACATGCTGCTAATGGTTATTTAATTAATCAATTTATTGATTCAGAGTCGAACCAACGCACTGATGAATACGGCGGCAGTTTAGAAAACCGCTTACGTTTTTTACAACAAGTGACACAAGCGGTTTGCGATGAAATTGGCGCTGAGCGTGTAGGCGTGCGCCTTGCACCACTCACAACACTCAATGGTACGGTTGATGATAACCCCTTTGAAACCTATATTGGCGCAGCAAAAGTACTCAATGACCTAAACGTTGCTTACTTGCACATTGCCGAAGCTGATTGGGATGACGCGCCACTAATGGAGCAAAGCTTTAAGCAAGCACTACGTGAAAACTATGCCGGATTAATGATTTATGCAGGCAAGTACACTGGCGATAAAGCAGAGCAAGCATTAGCCGCAGGTTGGGCTGATTTAATTGGCTTTGGTCGTCCGTTTGTTGCCAACCCAGATCTGCCAGCTCGTATTGAACAAGGTATTGAGCTTGCTCAGCATGATCCAGATACCTTATTTGGAGGCGGTGCTAAAGGCTACACCGACTACCCTTTAGCAACGTAA
- a CDS encoding LysR family transcriptional regulator, translating to MSVVSNTQDLEAFISVVDTGGFSSAANALDEQVAKISRAVTRLEKSLNVTLFNRTTRRIELTEEGELFLGYAREALSQLAQGEEALKLLHSAPSGKLRVDAASPFVFHQLAPHLKAFNHAYPDIKLEITSHDNIIDLLEHKTDIAIRIGELADSNLHARTLGISKLQLVASPDYLQAAPPLNELTDLASQQLIGFTDAPHLNHWPLTTPLELKFSISASSGETVRQLCIQGHGITLLSEFMINEDLKAGRLVKVLEGEVLSPNRREKVHAVYYQNSGVSSRVLAFLDFIAPRLTL from the coding sequence ATGAGTGTGGTCTCCAATACCCAAGATTTAGAAGCATTTATTAGCGTGGTTGATACCGGCGGGTTCTCAAGTGCAGCCAATGCCTTAGATGAGCAAGTAGCAAAAATATCACGGGCGGTGACTCGGCTCGAAAAATCCTTAAACGTTACTTTATTCAATCGCACCACAAGGCGCATTGAGCTGACCGAAGAAGGCGAGTTATTTTTAGGCTATGCTAGAGAAGCACTGAGTCAGCTTGCACAAGGCGAAGAAGCCTTAAAACTCCTACACAGTGCCCCATCAGGAAAGTTAAGAGTCGATGCCGCGAGCCCCTTTGTGTTTCACCAATTAGCGCCACATTTAAAAGCCTTTAATCACGCTTATCCTGATATAAAGCTCGAGATCACCAGCCACGACAACATTATCGATTTGCTTGAACATAAAACCGATATTGCCATTCGTATTGGCGAACTTGCTGACTCAAACTTGCATGCGCGCACTTTGGGCATAAGCAAACTACAGCTAGTAGCAAGCCCTGATTATTTACAAGCTGCACCACCATTAAATGAGCTAACCGATTTAGCCTCACAACAACTTATTGGTTTTACCGATGCACCGCATTTAAACCACTGGCCGCTAACCACGCCTTTAGAGCTTAAATTTTCAATCAGTGCTTCAAGTGGTGAAACTGTTCGCCAGCTTTGTATTCAAGGTCACGGCATTACCTTGTTGTCGGAATTTATGATCAATGAAGATTTAAAAGCAGGCCGTTTAGTAAAAGTGCTCGAAGGCGAAGTGCTGAGCCCTAATCGCCGCGAAAAAGTGCATGCGGTGTATTATCAAAACAGCGGTGTGTCATCACGAGTATTAGCATTTTTAGACTTTATAGCACCAAGGTTAACGCTATAG
- a CDS encoding MFS transporter, with amino-acid sequence MPIALLALTLSAFAIGTTEFVIVGLVPTIADDLMVSLPSAGLLVSLYALGVAVGAPVLTALTGRWNRKHVLLSLMSLFVIGNLLAWQAPSYGSLITARVLTGLAHGVFFSIGSTIATGLVSKDKEASAIAIMFTGLTVALVTGVPLGTWIGQHFGWRATFLVVSLLGLIALIGSAFLIPSNLKQSKAATLGEQLKVMVQPRLLLVYLMTILGYGGTFTAFTYLAPILEQQTGFASATISLIMLVYGVSVAVGNIYGGKLADKKGPISALTIIFSALSIVLLVLTFTMQSKVAAVLTILVWGAFAFGNVPGLQVYVVKLAEKFTPNAVDVASGLNIAAFNIGIALGSVLGGVVVENYSLQDTAWIGAIISLAALIATRYSGYLDKRALIKPQTA; translated from the coding sequence ATGCCAATAGCATTACTTGCGTTAACTCTCAGTGCGTTTGCCATAGGCACCACTGAGTTTGTGATTGTCGGCTTAGTACCAACTATCGCTGATGATTTGATGGTTTCGTTACCGAGTGCTGGGTTACTTGTTAGCTTGTATGCATTAGGGGTTGCGGTGGGGGCGCCAGTACTAACTGCGCTTACCGGGCGCTGGAATCGAAAACATGTATTACTTAGTTTAATGAGTCTTTTTGTTATCGGTAACTTACTGGCTTGGCAAGCACCTAGTTATGGTAGTTTGATCACCGCAAGGGTTCTAACAGGCCTTGCTCATGGGGTATTTTTCTCGATTGGTTCAACCATCGCTACCGGGCTTGTCAGTAAAGATAAAGAAGCCAGTGCTATCGCGATTATGTTTACTGGTTTAACGGTTGCATTAGTAACTGGTGTGCCATTAGGGACTTGGATTGGTCAACATTTTGGCTGGCGAGCGACCTTTTTAGTGGTGTCTTTGTTGGGTTTAATAGCACTTATTGGCAGTGCATTTTTAATTCCAAGCAACTTAAAGCAAAGTAAAGCAGCCACGTTGGGTGAGCAATTAAAGGTAATGGTGCAACCTAGGCTTTTACTGGTGTATTTGATGACCATACTTGGTTATGGTGGGACATTTACTGCCTTCACTTATTTAGCGCCTATTTTAGAGCAGCAAACTGGTTTTGCATCTGCCACCATTAGCTTAATCATGCTGGTTTACGGGGTATCGGTTGCTGTTGGGAATATATACGGTGGTAAGTTAGCCGATAAAAAGGGCCCGATTAGTGCGCTTACTATTATCTTTAGTGCTTTAAGTATTGTGCTATTAGTACTGACCTTTACTATGCAATCTAAAGTAGCAGCGGTACTAACCATACTCGTATGGGGTGCATTTGCATTTGGTAATGTTCCTGGGCTGCAAGTTTATGTGGTTAAACTTGCTGAAAAATTCACACCCAATGCCGTTGATGTGGCCTCTGGGTTAAACATTGCAGCGTTTAATATCGGTATTGCGCTAGGTTCAGTGTTAGGAGGCGTTGTCGTTGAAAACTACTCATTACAAGACACTGCTTGGATTGGTGCTATTATTAGTTTAGCGGCGTTAATTGCAACAAGATACAGCGGTTATTTAGATAAACGAGCGCTTATAAAGCCACAAACAGCTTAA
- a CDS encoding nuclear transport factor 2 family protein, translated as MKHLYFLAICLLSAFSSHAKQANPELTALAQQYFNTMVATQAPNATKKELEAFLALLTDDVANQHLPYQTDDSREPDGKAMMRKGMTFYLGAHTEYQANLLDTFIFNDSAIALRYTHHAKGIHPQNQQEIEYTQTIMDVLEIEDGKIAVIRKYHE; from the coding sequence ATGAAGCACCTTTATTTTCTGGCTATTTGTTTGCTAAGCGCATTTAGCAGCCATGCAAAGCAAGCTAACCCAGAGCTGACAGCATTAGCACAGCAGTACTTCAATACCATGGTTGCAACACAAGCACCTAATGCCACCAAAAAAGAGTTAGAAGCCTTTTTAGCTTTATTAACTGACGACGTAGCAAACCAACACTTACCTTATCAAACTGATGATTCAAGAGAACCAGATGGTAAAGCCATGATGCGCAAAGGCATGACTTTTTACCTTGGGGCGCACACTGAATATCAAGCAAACTTACTCGATACCTTTATTTTTAATGATTCGGCCATTGCTTTACGTTATACCCATCACGCTAAAGGTATACACCCACAAAACCAGCAAGAAATTGAATACACGCAAACCATTATGGATGTGCTCGAAATAGAAGATGGCAAGATAGCGGTTATTCGTAAATACCACGAATGA